A region of the Desulfobacterales bacterium genome:
GAGATGTCACCGTAGTATCTGGATTGCACGTTATCGTAACGATAGTTTCAGTATTATCATTCGCATAGTTAGCAATTCTTACTAATTGATATTTAGTGTTATTGGTAATAATAAATTGCATAGATATTGGATTAGATGTGAGAGTTAATGTTGCGTTAAATTTCCCAGCACTATAACTGCAATCTATTCCATTTAATTCAAAATTCATAGTTTTTAAACTTGAATTAAGTTTTGCTGTGCAATTGACATCCCACTTTGAACAATCGGGATTATTTGGATCTGAATTTGGCCATTTACATGTAAATACACCTTCATTTAGAAAACCTTCGACTTTAACATTATCTCCGTTATCACTTGCATCATTAATACTGTTATAAATAAAAGTTGCTGATAATTTGTTGTTTATAATCGAAAAATTTAGAGTAACATTTCCTGAATGAGTTTCATCGACTCTAACATATGTTCCATACCCCTTCCAAGTACCTACAAAGTCATTCATTGTTATATTATTTGTTGAAGTGCATGCTAAATCTTGACTGTCGCAATTTTGATCAATTTCGTCTCCGCAAATTTCAGTTGCTCCAGGATAAATATTTGCATTATTATCATTGCAATCTTTGTTATTTGAAACATAACCTACTGGTTGAATGCTATTTTTTACCGAATAAGCTGGATCTCCATATCCATCATGATCCGCATCAAAAAACCATACTTTGTTTTCTGCGCAAATTTCATCTATTTTCCCATTGCAATCATTATCAAATCCATCTGAACATATTTCAGACATCCCAGGATGAATATTTTGATTTGAATCGTTACAGTCTGTATTAGTTGAAACATATCCAACTGGCTTAGATGTAGCTTGTATAAAACTATTTAGGTTTCCATAACCATCTCCGTCAGCATCTAAGTACCATTTTGAGAGGTCTGAGCATTCTTCATCTATTTTTCCATTACAGTTATTATCTTTTGAATCGCCACAAATTTCGGTAGAATCAGAATTGATATTAGCGTTAGAATCGTCACAATCAGTATGATTAGATACATATCCTTCAGGCTGAGTTTTTGCTTCAACTAATTTGTTTTTATCTCCATATCCGTCTCCATCTGCGTCAAAATACCATCTGTAATTACCATCACCTCCACCATCGTTACAGCTTACAAAGCCAATTAATATAAAAGATACACATAAAAATAAAATAAAAAAATTTTTTTTCATAAATTTCCTCCTAAAAATTAAAAACTTAACGTCTAATAAGCATACCCGATCTTGGTTCTGGGAAATAACCGTTTGGAGTAACAACTTGATTTCCATTTACAAGTACATAATCTATTCCTTCTGGAAAGACATCTGGTGTTTGAGGCGTGCTTAAGCTCTGTATTGTATCAGGATTAAAAATAACTATATCCGCCCAAAAACCTTTTTTAAGAAGTCCTCTATCTTTTATACCTAATTGAAATGCCGGAAGATAAGTTGATTTTCTAACAGCTTCTTCCATTGTAAGAATTTTTTCTTCCCTCACGTATTTTGAAAAAATTCTTGGATAACAATCATAAAAAAGATGGCTGGATTTTCCAAATCCAAATAAAATAGAGTCAGTTACTATAGAAGAATTAGCATCTTTAATTGATGAATATATTGAACGTTCAACAAATTCATCACCCGGATAAGTAGGCGTTTCAAAGACGAGTAATTGACCGTCTTCTTCTATGAGCATATCACAAACTGCATCAAAGGCATTTTTCCCGGTTTTTTTACCGATTTCAAAAAAATTCATGCCTTCATATTTTTTATTTTTATTGCTAGCAGCACTCATGAGAAATATAGATTTAAAACCCATAACTTTAAAAAAATTCATTGACCAAGTGTCCTTGTCTCTGTGAGGCCAGATAGATTGACCTTTTTGTATGGATTTATAAATTCTTTTTCTTGTTTTTTTATCCTTTAGCCTGTTTATTATTTTCTGACGATCCCCTGTAAGTGACCAAGGAGGAAAAAATGCAAGAGCATGAGTAAATCCAGTTCCTGTAGGCATTACATCAAAACCCATAGGCATTCCTTTTTTTATCTCATCTCCAATGTATGAAAGCCTTTTTTTTATTTCTATATCAAGGGGGATAGGAATTTTTACATGCTTGTATATTGATGCAAGAAAACGAGCTACCGAATTTGTAATTCCATCTACTATTTTATTTACATGAGGGAGCCAAAAAAGATGTGATAACTGAACTCTTACTCCACTTTGCCTGCTTATATCCATAAGTTCTTCTATAGCGTTGTCAAGAGTATTTGAATAACTTCTTATGTGACAAGTAAATACTCTGTCTTTATTCGATAAAACCTTGGCGAGCTCGATAAGCTCATTTTCGTCCGCCCCAAGACCAGGAAAATACATTAGACCGGTACTCATGCCTAAAGCACCTGCTTCTAATCCTTCCTCCAGATATTTTTTCATTATACTTATTTCTTTTTTATCGGCTATTGTGTTTTGCATACCTTTTGCCGCTATCCTTAATAATCCATGGGGGATAAGCATTCCGCAGTTCATAGCTAAGCCTCTTTTTTCTAATGTAACAAAAAAATCGGCTGTATTATTCCAAGTTATAGATGGCGCCTGATTTTTTCCTATAATTGCTTCAATATAAGTAAATGCATCCTTTCTAAATTCATTTGAAAATGGAGCTAACCCCATTCCGCAGTTGCCTCCAACAAAAGTAGTTATACCTTGTCTTAATAACGGCTCTAATATTTGATGATGATTCTTAAGGTGAACTGATAAATCCGCATGGCTGTGAACATCTATAAAACCAGGGCATACAACTTGGTGTTTCGCATTTATAACTATTTTTGCATTATGCTTGTCTAAATTGCTTATATCAAATATTTTGCCATTTTTTATTGCTATGTCTGAAAAATAAGACTTATCGCCGCTTCCGTCGTAGATTCTTCCATTTTTTATAATTAAATCGAATTCCATCTCCCCCCCAAAAAATCAGTTTTTAAATTAATATCCAACTTAAAATTAAAATTACAAGTTTGATATTCTAATAAATAAAGCTTGATTTAGATAAAAAATAAGTTGTAAAGCAATGAAAAATATTTGTCAAATATTAATGATTAACTACATTGAAGGGGATTATAGTTTGAGTAAAGTATTGGCTTTTCTTTTGATATTTAATTTTTTAAATGAATCGTTAGCTCAAGATCTGAAAAACAATAACCAAGAGGGAGGTTTAGCTGTGGAAACGATTCTAACTACTTCATTAATAATGGGTGTGTCCCATCTTTTACACATAACAGGAATGACACGTCAGATGTACAGTATTTTGGATTTATCGTCATTCCGGGGAAAGTCAGAAAATCGTTTAGATTTTCTGACTTTAACCCGGAATCCAGAGAATATGACGACGTTATTCTGGATTCCGGATTAAAATTGAAAAATATTCATTTTTCAATTTTTCCCGGAATGACGTCCTACGACGTTTAGTTCCTAAAAAATTTTATGCCTTTGTGTAAAAGGTGGGACACACCCTTAATAATGGGGGTAGGTTTTACCCAATGGCATTGGGGAAAATCAAGATTTGAATTTAAAGATGAAGGTTTCTTTGCCGAAGACACGAAGTTTGGAGGAGCAGATAAATGCGGGCATTTTTATTCGTCTTATCTTATTTCTGAATTGTTTACAAAAAGTATTATGAAAAAAGGCTGGGAGTTAAAAAGGGCTTCAAAATATGCAGCTTGGTCTTCCTTTGCATTAACGACATTAATTGAGATTGGCGATGGAACATCTCCGAGGCATGGTTTTTCATATGAAGATGAGATCGTCAATACTTTAGGTGTATTAACATCCTATATGATAATTAATCATCCATCGATAGATAAAAAAATAGATATAAGAATCGAATATATTCCAACCCAGAATCCTTTTGGGGTTAACGGAAGACTATTCGATGATTATGAAGGAATGAAATATGTTGTAGCCCTTAAATTAAATGGTTTTGAAAAATTAGATAATACTTTTTTAGGACTTTTTGAGCTTCAATGTGGTTATAAAACAAGGGGGTATGTTAAAAAAAATGAATTAAAAGAAAGAATATATTCGGTAGGCATTGGTTTTAATGTTAATGAATTACTAAAAATGCTTACCAATAACCATCTATCTCCTTATATAAAAGGATTTTTTGAATATTATCAGCCCCCTAATACTTATATTGAATATAAAAATAACTTATATCAACATAACAATTTTGAGTGAAAGTAATAAAAATGAATAAAATTCAATCTAAAATACTTGAGTTAACAGGTAAAATAACTGAAATACAGAGTAATTTCATTGATATTTCGGAAGATTTTATGACATTTTCAGGCAGGTTTGCTTCATTAAATGGTACAGTTCTTCTTATGAGCGGAACTAACCTTGACTGTTCGAATTACAATATACTTGGTATAATGCCGTGGATTTCTTTTAAATATTACAGGAACAAAGCTGTTATTGATATTTTTGGCGAAACAATTGAATTTGAAGATGATCCATTAAATATTCTGGATTTTATTTTACATAGCTTTAAATTGGATTATAAGTCTTTGCCTATAGAAGCCGGGCTTATGGGCTATATTTCTTATGATGTAAAAGATTTTATTGAAAAACTGCCAAAAACATCCATTGATGACTTAGGACTACCTGATATCTGTTTATTTGCACCTTCAATAATAATTGTTAATGAGAAATTAACCGGAAAAAATAAGATTCACATAGTTAAACGAAGCAAAGAGAAAATAAATGAAAATATTATTAGCGCATTTAATAAAATTACATCCGAAGAATATATACAATGTCATGAATTTAAAGGTGGAAGCAATGAATTAAAATCTTCTCTTTCAAAGGAAGAATATATTGATTCAATAAAAATTATAAAAGAATATATTAGACAGGGACACGTCTATCAAGTTAATATGTCCCAAAGATTTATAACCGATTTTAGCGGCAGTGCTTTTGGACTTTTTAAGCAGTTATATAACCTTAATCCAGCTCCTTTTTTTGCTTACATTAATGCTTTAGATCATCATATTGTATCAACATCTCCTGAAAGATTTATTTTAAGAGACGGAAAAAATATTGAAACAAGACCTATAAAAGGAACAAATCCAAGGGGAAAAACTCCTGATGAAGACGATCGGCTAAAAATTGAGCTTTCCGCCAGCAAAAAAGATGATGCAGAACTTTCAATGATCGTTGATCTTTTAAGAAATGATATTGGCAAATTTTCTAAAGCTGGAAGTGTTCAAGTCAATGAGCATAAAAGGGTTGAGGCTTATCAAAATGTATTTCATCTTATTTCAATAATTTCTGGAATTTTAGACGATGGAAAAGATTCAATAGATTTAATTAAGGCTGTATTTCCTGGGGGCTCTATCACAGGATGTCCAAAAATAAGGTCAATGGAAATTATAGATGAGCTTGAACCTGTAAGAAGACATATATACACAGGCTCAATAGGATATATAAGTTTTCATGATACGTTAGACCTTTCAATAGCAATACGGACAGCTACCATTTATAAAGAAAAAATAATTTTTTCTGTCGGAGGAGGTATTGTTTATGATTCTGACCCTGAAAGCGAATTTGACGAAACAATGCACAAGGGACAAACCTTAATAAATGCAATTTCAAATAATATCGAATCGAATAAAAAATTGAATTATTTATGGATGAACGGCAAGCTTATGCCAGAAGAAAATGCTTTTATTTCTGTGTTAGATTATGGATTCGTATATGGGTATGGATTTTTTGAAACAATAAGAGTTGATAATGGCTCTATTAGATACCTTAATGAACATATAAATCGTTTTAAGTTTGCATGGAAAAATTTTTTTGATGAGCCTTTTCCTAATATTACTTGGAAAGATATTATAGAACAAATACTAATGAAAAGTGATTTACAAAATGCAACTGTTGCTGTAAAAATTATTGCGGCAAAAGGCAGTCAGAAATCTTCCATGTTGAATTATAATTTAATTGTTACGGCAAAACCATATATTCACCGACTTAAAAATAAAAAGGATAGGTGCGTTAACCTTGTTATTTACCCCTCACCCAGATTTAGCCGACTTGCTGCCCATAAAACCTTAAACTATCTTTATTATTTTTTAGCGGGTCAATGGGCGAGGGATAAAGGCGCTGATGAAGCATTAATAATGAATCCATGCGGCACTATATCTGAAACAAACACAGCTAATATTTTATTAATTAAAAATAAAACAGTTATTCTTCCAATATCTAAATACGTTCTTCCTGGAATAATGCAGGAAGCTGTTTGCGCTCTTTTAAAAGAGTGGGACTTTGAAATTCAAAAAAAGAAAATAAAA
Encoded here:
- a CDS encoding putative metal-binding motif-containing protein, with protein sequence MKKNFFILFLCVSFILIGFVSCNDGGGDGNYRWYFDADGDGYGDKNKLVEAKTQPEGYVSNHTDCDDSNANINSDSTEICGDSKDNNCNGKIDEECSDLSKWYLDADGDGYGNLNSFIQATSKPVGYVSTNTDCNDSNQNIHPGMSEICSDGFDNDCNGKIDEICAENKVWFFDADHDGYGDPAYSVKNSIQPVGYVSNNKDCNDNNANIYPGATEICGDEIDQNCDSQDLACTSTNNITMNDFVGTWKGYGTYVRVDETHSGNVTLNFSIINNKLSATFIYNSINDASDNGDNVKVEGFLNEGVFTCKWPNSDPNNPDCSKWDVNCTAKLNSSLKTMNFELNGIDCSYSAGKFNATLTLTSNPISMQFIITNNTKYQLVRIANYANDNTETIVTITCNPDTTVTSPVITSRYPDDYYFEWRFINNRGDYYLPKYFESEVKFNSDPLIYIKSLEDVFGPSYVSYNAASGLITIKVIIYYFENISYYSMIY
- a CDS encoding amidohydrolase family protein, which codes for MEFDLIIKNGRIYDGSGDKSYFSDIAIKNGKIFDISNLDKHNAKIVINAKHQVVCPGFIDVHSHADLSVHLKNHHQILEPLLRQGITTFVGGNCGMGLAPFSNEFRKDAFTYIEAIIGKNQAPSITWNNTADFFVTLEKRGLAMNCGMLIPHGLLRIAAKGMQNTIADKKEISIMKKYLEEGLEAGALGMSTGLMYFPGLGADENELIELAKVLSNKDRVFTCHIRSYSNTLDNAIEELMDISRQSGVRVQLSHLFWLPHVNKIVDGITNSVARFLASIYKHVKIPIPLDIEIKKRLSYIGDEIKKGMPMGFDVMPTGTGFTHALAFFPPWSLTGDRQKIINRLKDKKTRKRIYKSIQKGQSIWPHRDKDTWSMNFFKVMGFKSIFLMSAASNKNKKYEGMNFFEIGKKTGKNAFDAVCDMLIEEDGQLLVFETPTYPGDEFVERSIYSSIKDANSSIVTDSILFGFGKSSHLFYDCYPRIFSKYVREEKILTMEEAVRKSTYLPAFQLGIKDRGLLKKGFWADIVIFNPDTIQSLSTPQTPDVFPEGIDYVLVNGNQVVTPNGYFPEPRSGMLIRR
- a CDS encoding DUF2279 domain-containing protein gives rise to the protein MGVGFTQWHWGKSRFEFKDEGFFAEDTKFGGADKCGHFYSSYLISELFTKSIMKKGWELKRASKYAAWSSFALTTLIEIGDGTSPRHGFSYEDEIVNTLGVLTSYMIINHPSIDKKIDIRIEYIPTQNPFGVNGRLFDDYEGMKYVVALKLNGFEKLDNTFLGLFELQCGYKTRGYVKKNELKERIYSVGIGFNVNELLKMLTNNHLSPYIKGFFEYYQPPNTYIEYKNNLYQHNNFE
- the pabB gene encoding aminodeoxychorismate synthase component I encodes the protein MNKIQSKILELTGKITEIQSNFIDISEDFMTFSGRFASLNGTVLLMSGTNLDCSNYNILGIMPWISFKYYRNKAVIDIFGETIEFEDDPLNILDFILHSFKLDYKSLPIEAGLMGYISYDVKDFIEKLPKTSIDDLGLPDICLFAPSIIIVNEKLTGKNKIHIVKRSKEKINENIISAFNKITSEEYIQCHEFKGGSNELKSSLSKEEYIDSIKIIKEYIRQGHVYQVNMSQRFITDFSGSAFGLFKQLYNLNPAPFFAYINALDHHIVSTSPERFILRDGKNIETRPIKGTNPRGKTPDEDDRLKIELSASKKDDAELSMIVDLLRNDIGKFSKAGSVQVNEHKRVEAYQNVFHLISIISGILDDGKDSIDLIKAVFPGGSITGCPKIRSMEIIDELEPVRRHIYTGSIGYISFHDTLDLSIAIRTATIYKEKIIFSVGGGIVYDSDPESEFDETMHKGQTLINAISNNIESNKKLNYLWMNGKLMPEENAFISVLDYGFVYGYGFFETIRVDNGSIRYLNEHINRFKFAWKNFFDEPFPNITWKDIIEQILMKSDLQNATVAVKIIAAKGSQKSSMLNYNLIVTAKPYIHRLKNKKDRCVNLVIYPSPRFSRLAAHKTLNYLYYFLAGQWARDKGADEALIMNPCGTISETNTANILLIKNKTVILPISKYVLPGIMQEAVCALLKEWDFEIQKKKIKIKDLFSFEQILITNSLIGAVQVLKINGKKIFEPFDLWKRINTALSITL